In a single window of the Anabas testudineus chromosome 19, fAnaTes1.2, whole genome shotgun sequence genome:
- the nrxn1a gene encoding neurexin 1a isoform X6, giving the protein MSVMAVCVWAAAPLLFLGLCLCSVGGQAQGEVLEFGGVSSQWGRFPVWNACCESVLSFSLRTHSQEGLLLYLDDEGFCDFLELLLLHGHLRLRFSIFCAEPAELQSGVAVSDGRWHAVRVKRDWRNTSLEVDGRLEGWAEVKSKRRDMTVFSHTYMGGVTPELHSSPLRLTSPSVREHPPFRGWITAVSINGSVVMLDGSEGVTVTAGCGPDHQCQNGGVCSVVNDQAVCDCSDTGFQGNDCSEEHSYTPGLAHLMIGDQGKLRAREEYVATFKGSEYFCYDLSPNPIQSSSDEITLSFKTLQRNGLMLHTGKSADYVNLALKNGAVSLVINLGSGAFEALVEPVNGKFNDNAWHDVKVTRNLRQHSGIGHAMVTISVDGILTTTGYTQEDYTMLGSDDFFYVGGSPSTADLPGSPVSNNFMGCLKEVVYKNNDVRLELSRLAKQGDPKMKVSGVVSFKCESVATLDPVTFDTPESYVSLSKWTAKKAGSVSFDFRTTEPNGLMLFSHGKPRPQQRKDPRTPPTVKVDFFAIEMLDGHLYLLLDMGSGTTKTKAVSKKVNDGEWHHVDFQRDGRSGTISVSSERTAYTAPGDSEILDLDDTLYLGGLPEDRAGLIFPTEVWTALLNYGYVGCIRDLFIDGQSKDIRRLAEAQRAVGVKPSCSKEPPKQCLSNPCQHNGICREGWNRYVCDCSGTGYLGRSCERDATILSYDGSKFMKVQLPVVMHTEAEDVSLRFRSQRAYGVLMATTSRNSADTLRLELDGGRVRLTVNLGKGPETIFAGSGLNDNEWHTVRVVRRGKSLKLTVDDLQPVEGQMAGDHTQLEFHNVETGIVTEKRFMPAVPSNFIGHLQGLTLNGMPYIDLCKNGDIDYCELNAVIGYKSIVADPVTFRSRSSFVTLPTLQAYYSMHLFMQFKTTSPDGLILYNRGDGNDFIVIELVKGYLHYISDLGNGAHLIKGNSNSPLNDNHWHNVHISRDTNNLHTVKIDTKVTTQTTMGAKNLDLKGDLYIGGISKEMYRDLPKLVHSREGFQGCLATVDLNGKLPDLLAEALATMGQVERGCEGPSTTCQEDSCSNQGVCLQQWEGFTCDCSMTSYAGPLCNDAGTTYIFGRDGGLVIYTWPPNERPSTRADRLALGFSTQQKHAILLRVDSASGLGDYLQLQIDKGNIRVVFNVGTDDINIEESSKFVNDGKYHIIRFTRSGGNATLQLDDLPIIERYPSGNIDNERLAIARQRIPYRLGRVVDDWLLDKGRQLTIFNSQTTVRVGGGERGAGMFQGQLSGLYYNGLRILNMAAEGHPHIRVEGSARLVGDMPSSSITPQSSAAAGGNRSDSAPSISDITTTTATNRKGQGATQQTADDLLVASAECPSDDEDIDPCDPSSARPPLPDVKVFPGPSEVVRESSSTTGMVVGIVAAAALCILILLYAMYKYRNRDEGSYHVDESRNYISNSATQPNGSAKDKPLGIAKISKNKKNKDKEYYV; this is encoded by the exons TGAGGGCTTCTGCGACTtcctggagctgctgcttctccatGGCCACCTTCGCCTGCGTTTCTCCATCTTTTGTGCCGAGCCGGCCGAACTGCAGTCAGGCGTGGCGGTGAGTGATGGGCGCTGGCATGCGGTGCGTGTCAAGCGGGACTGGAGGAACACCTCGTTAGAGGTGGATGGGCGACTGGAGGGATGGGCGGAAGTGAAGAGCAAGAGAAGAGACATGACAGTATTCAGCCACACCTACATGGGCGGGGTGACGCCAGAACTTCACTCTTCACCCCTGCGCCTCACCTCCCCTTCAGTGCGGGAACATCCTCCCTTCCGTGGCTGGATCACAGCGGTGAGCATCAATGGCTCGGTGGTGATGCTGGATGGCTCAGAGGGCGTCACAGTAACAGCTGGCTGTGGGCCGGACCACCAGTGCCAAAATGGAGGGGTGTGCAGCGTAGTCAACGACCAGGCCGTCTGCGACTGCTCTGACACGGGTTTCCAAGGCAATGACTGCAGCGAAG AGCACAGCTACACCCCAG GTCTGGCACACCTGATGATTGGCGACCAAG GAAAACTCAGAG ctcGCGAGGAGTATGTTGCAACCTTCAAGGGCTCTGAGTACTTCTGCTATGACTTGTCGCCCAACCCCATCCAATCTAGCAGTGATGAAATAACACTTTCCTTCAAAACGCTGCAGCGCAACGGCCTGATGCTGCACACCGGCAAGTCAGCTGACTACGTCAACCTGGCACTGAAGAACGGTGCTGTGTCACTTGTCATCAACCTAGGCTCCGGGGCCTTCGAGGCTCTGGTGGAGCCAGTCAACGGCAAGTTCAACGACAATGCCTGGCATGACGTCAAGGTCACCCGCAACCTGAGACAG CACTCAGGCATTGGACACGCTATG GTGACCATCTCTGTGGATGGCATCCTGACTACCACAGGCTATACCCAGGAGGACTACACGATGCTGGGCTCAGATGACTTCTTTTACGTGGGGGGGAGCCCCAGCACGGCTGACCTGCCTGGTTCTCCAGTCAGCAATAACTTCATGGGCTGTCTCAAAGAG GTGGTGTACAAGAACAACGATGTACGTTTGGAGCTGTCTAGACTGGCTAAACAGGGAGACCCAAAGATGAAG GTGAGTGGGGTGGTGTCCTTTAAGTGTGAGAGCGTTGCCACACTGGACCCTGTGACCTTCGATACCCCAGAGTCCTACGTGTCGCTAAGCAAGTGGACAGCGAAGAAGGCAGGATCCGTCTCATTTGACTTTAGGACCACAGAGCCAAACGGGTTAATGCTATTCAGTCATGGCAAACCCAGACCGCAGCAACGCAAGGACCCACGCACACCTCCCACAGTCAAG GTGGATTTCTTTGCCATTGAGATGCTGGATGGGCACTTGTACTTGCTGCTTGACATGGGCTCGGGAACCACAAAGACCAAGGCTGTCAGCAAAAAGGTCAACGACGGAGAATGGCATCATGTCGACTTCCAGAGGGATGGGCGCTCAG GAACCATCTCTGTGAGCAGTGAAAGAACAGCATACACAGCTCCAGGAGACAGCGAGATCCTGGACCTGGACGACACCTTGTACCTTGGAGGACTACCAGAGGACCGCGCTGGACTCATCTTCCCAACAGAG GTGTGGACGGCTCTGTTGAACTACGGTTATGTGGGCTGCATCAGAGACCTGTTTATAGATGGGCAGAGCAAAGACATTAGACGACTGGCTGAGGCCCAGAGGGCGGTAGGGGTAAAACCCTCTTGCTCCAAAGAGCCACCCAAACAGTGCCTGTCCAACCCCTGCCAGCACAACGGCATCTGCAGGGAGGGCTGGAATCGCTATGTCTGCGACTGCTCTGGGACGGGCTACCTGGGACGCTCCTGTGAGAGAG ATGCGACTATCCTGTCATATGATGGCAGTAAGTTTATGAAGGTGCAGTTGCCTGTGGTGATGCACACCGAGGCAGAGGACGTCTCACTACGCTTTCGCTCCCAGCGGGCCTATGGCGTTCTCATGGCAACCACATCCCGTAACTCCGCAGACACCCTTCGTCTGGAGCTAGATGGGGGCCGTGTCCGACTAACTGTCAACCTAG GTAAAGGCCCAGAGACCATCTTTGCGGGGTCAGGCCTCAATGATAATGAGTGGCACACGGTGAGGGTAGTCCGGCGTGGCAAGAGCCTCAAACTCACCGTGGATGACCTGCAGCCTGTTGAAG GTCAAATGGCGGGCGACCACACCCAACTGGAGTTCCACAATGTGGAGACGGGTATTGTGACGGAGAAGCGCTTCATGCCTGCTGTGCCCTCCAATTTCATCGGTCACCTTCAGGGCCTGACACTGAACGGCATGCCTTACATTGATCTGTGCAAGAATGGTGACATCGACTACTGTGAGCTCAACGCTGTTATTGGCTATAAGAGCATTGTGGCTGACCCCGTCACCTTCCGCTCGCGCTCCAGTTTCGTCACATTACCCACACTGCAGGCCTACTACTCCATGCATCTCTTCATGCAGTTCAAGACTACATCCCCCGACGGCCTTATTCTGTACAACAGGGGAGATGGCAATGACTTCATAGTGATTGAGCTGGTTAAAGG CTACCTACACTACATTTCTGACCTAGGCAACGGAGCACACCTGATCAAGGGCAACTCTAATAGTCCTCTAAATGACAATCACTGGCACAATGTGCACATATCCCGAGACACTAACAATCTGCACACGGTTAAGATTGACACCAAAGTCACTACACAGACCACGATGGGCGCCAAAAACCTCGACCTAAAGG GTGACCTGTACATTGGGGGCATTTCCAAAGAGATGTATCGAGATCTGCCCAAACTGGTCCACTCCCGTGAGGGTTTCCAGGGTTGCCTAGCAACAGTTGATCTAAATGGCAAGCTCCCTGACCTTTTGGCTGAAGCCTTGGCAACTATGGGACAAGTAGAAAGAGGCTGTGAAG GTCCCAGCACTACCTGTCAAGAAGACTCCTGCTCAAATCAGGGAGTTTGTTTGCAGCAGTGGGAGGGTTTCACCTGTGACTGCAGCATGACTTCATATGCTGGGCCACTGTGCAATGACG CTGGGACCACTTATATCTTTGGCCGTGATGGAGGCCTGGTGATTTACACGTGGCCCCCTAATGAGCGTCCCAGCACCAGGGCAGACCGGCTTGCCCTCGGGTTCAGCACCCAGCAAAAACACGCCATTCTGCTCAGGGTGGACAGCGCATCTGGCCTGGGAGACTACCTTCAGCTGCAGATA GACAAGGGCAACATTAGAGTAGTGTTTAATGTGGGCACTGATGACATCAACATCGAGGAGAGCTCCAAGTTTGTCAACGATGGGAAGTACCACATAATTCGGTTCACCCGTAGCGGAGGCAATGCCACCCTTCAACTGGACGACCTGCCAATCATAGAGCGCTATCCATCAG GCAACATTGATAACGAGCGCCTGGCCATCGCCAGACAGCGAATCCCCTATCGGCTCGGTCGAGTAGTTGACGATTGGCTACTCGACAAAG GTCGCCAACTGACCATCTTCAACAGCCAGACGACGGTGCGCGTTGGCGGAGGTGAGCGGGGTGCAGGCATGTTCCAGGGCCAGCTGTCTGGCCTCTACTACAACGGCCTCCGCATCCTGAATATGGCTGCTGAGGGGCACCCACACATCAGAGTGGAGGGCAGCGCACGGTTGGTCGGCGACATGCCATCTTCCTCCATCACCCCACAGTCCAGTGCCGCAGCTGGAGGCAACCGCTCTGACTCTGCCCCCTCCATAAGTGACATCACAACCACCACGGCTACCAACAGGAAGGGGCAGGGCGCCACACAGCAG ACGGCAGATGACCTGCTGGTGGCTTCAGCTGAGTGTCCCAGCGATGATGAAGACATTGACCCCTGTGACCCCAGTTCAG CCCGCCCTCCCCTTCCAGATGTAAAGGTGTTCCCAGGTCCTTCTGAGGTGGTACGggagagcagcagcaccacaggCATGGTGGTAGGCATCGTGGCAGCTGCCGCCCTCtgcatcctcatcctcctctatGCCATGTACAAGTACCGCAATCGAGATGAAGGCTCCTACCACGTGGATGAGAGTCGCAATTATATCAGCAACTCGGCCACACAGCCCAATGGCAGTGCCAAGGACAAACCGCTGGGCATTGCCAAAATCTCcaaaaacaagaag
- the nrxn1a gene encoding neurexin 1a isoform X2: protein MSVMAVCVWAAAPLLFLGLCLCSVGGQAQGEVLEFGGVSSQWGRFPVWNACCESVLSFSLRTHSQEGLLLYLDDEGFCDFLELLLLHGHLRLRFSIFCAEPAELQSGVAVSDGRWHAVRVKRDWRNTSLEVDGRLEGWAEVKSKRRDMTVFSHTYMGGVTPELHSSPLRLTSPSVREHPPFRGWITAVSINGSVVMLDGSEGVTVTAGCGPDHQCQNGGVCSVVNDQAVCDCSDTGFQGNDCSEEHSYTPGLAHLMIGDQAREEYVATFKGSEYFCYDLSPNPIQSSSDEITLSFKTLQRNGLMLHTGKSADYVNLALKNGAVSLVINLGSGAFEALVEPVNGKFNDNAWHDVKVTRNLRQHSGIGHAMVTISVDGILTTTGYTQEDYTMLGSDDFFYVGGSPSTADLPGSPVSNNFMGCLKEVVYKNNDVRLELSRLAKQGDPKMKVSGVVSFKCESVATLDPVTFDTPESYVSLSKWTAKKAGSVSFDFRTTEPNGLMLFSHGKPRPQQRKDPRTPPTVKVDFFAIEMLDGHLYLLLDMGSGTTKTKAVSKKVNDGEWHHVDFQRDGRSGTISVSSERTAYTAPGDSEILDLDDTLYLGGLPEDRAGLIFPTEVWTALLNYGYVGCIRDLFIDGQSKDIRRLAEAQRAVGVKPSCSKEPPKQCLSNPCQHNGICREGWNRYVCDCSGTGYLGRSCERDATILSYDGSKFMKVQLPVVMHTEAEDVSLRFRSQRAYGVLMATTSRNSADTLRLELDGGRVRLTVNLDCIRINCTASKGPETIFAGSGLNDNEWHTVRVVRRGKSLKLTVDDLQPVEGQMAGDHTQLEFHNVETGIVTEKRFMPAVPSNFIGHLQGLTLNGMPYIDLCKNGDIDYCELNAVIGYKSIVADPVTFRSRSSFVTLPTLQAYYSMHLFMQFKTTSPDGLILYNRGDGNDFIVIELVKGYLHYISDLGNGAHLIKGNSNSPLNDNHWHNVHISRDTNNLHTVKIDTKVTTQTTMGAKNLDLKGDLYIGGISKEMYRDLPKLVHSREGFQGCLATVDLNGKLPDLLAEALATMGQVERGCEGPSTTCQEDSCSNQGVCLQQWEGFTCDCSMTSYAGPLCNDAGTTYIFGRDGGLVIYTWPPNERPSTRADRLALGFSTQQKHAILLRVDSASGLGDYLQLQIDKGNIRVVFNVGTDDINIEESSKFVNDGKYHIIRFTRSGGNATLQLDDLPIIERYPSGNIDNERLAIARQRIPYRLGRVVDDWLLDKGRQLTIFNSQTTVRVGGGERGAGMFQGQLSGLYYNGLRILNMAAEGHPHIRVEGSARLVGDMPSSSITPQSSAAAGGNRSDSAPSISDITTTTATNRKGQGATQQTADDLLVASAECPSDDEDIDPCDPSSARPPLPDVKVFPGPSEVVRESSSTTGMVVGIVAAAALCILILLYAMYKYRNRDEGSYHVDESRNYISNSATQPNGSAKDKPLGIAKISKNKKNKDKEYYV, encoded by the exons TGAGGGCTTCTGCGACTtcctggagctgctgcttctccatGGCCACCTTCGCCTGCGTTTCTCCATCTTTTGTGCCGAGCCGGCCGAACTGCAGTCAGGCGTGGCGGTGAGTGATGGGCGCTGGCATGCGGTGCGTGTCAAGCGGGACTGGAGGAACACCTCGTTAGAGGTGGATGGGCGACTGGAGGGATGGGCGGAAGTGAAGAGCAAGAGAAGAGACATGACAGTATTCAGCCACACCTACATGGGCGGGGTGACGCCAGAACTTCACTCTTCACCCCTGCGCCTCACCTCCCCTTCAGTGCGGGAACATCCTCCCTTCCGTGGCTGGATCACAGCGGTGAGCATCAATGGCTCGGTGGTGATGCTGGATGGCTCAGAGGGCGTCACAGTAACAGCTGGCTGTGGGCCGGACCACCAGTGCCAAAATGGAGGGGTGTGCAGCGTAGTCAACGACCAGGCCGTCTGCGACTGCTCTGACACGGGTTTCCAAGGCAATGACTGCAGCGAAG AGCACAGCTACACCCCAG GTCTGGCACACCTGATGATTGGCGACCAAG ctcGCGAGGAGTATGTTGCAACCTTCAAGGGCTCTGAGTACTTCTGCTATGACTTGTCGCCCAACCCCATCCAATCTAGCAGTGATGAAATAACACTTTCCTTCAAAACGCTGCAGCGCAACGGCCTGATGCTGCACACCGGCAAGTCAGCTGACTACGTCAACCTGGCACTGAAGAACGGTGCTGTGTCACTTGTCATCAACCTAGGCTCCGGGGCCTTCGAGGCTCTGGTGGAGCCAGTCAACGGCAAGTTCAACGACAATGCCTGGCATGACGTCAAGGTCACCCGCAACCTGAGACAG CACTCAGGCATTGGACACGCTATG GTGACCATCTCTGTGGATGGCATCCTGACTACCACAGGCTATACCCAGGAGGACTACACGATGCTGGGCTCAGATGACTTCTTTTACGTGGGGGGGAGCCCCAGCACGGCTGACCTGCCTGGTTCTCCAGTCAGCAATAACTTCATGGGCTGTCTCAAAGAG GTGGTGTACAAGAACAACGATGTACGTTTGGAGCTGTCTAGACTGGCTAAACAGGGAGACCCAAAGATGAAG GTGAGTGGGGTGGTGTCCTTTAAGTGTGAGAGCGTTGCCACACTGGACCCTGTGACCTTCGATACCCCAGAGTCCTACGTGTCGCTAAGCAAGTGGACAGCGAAGAAGGCAGGATCCGTCTCATTTGACTTTAGGACCACAGAGCCAAACGGGTTAATGCTATTCAGTCATGGCAAACCCAGACCGCAGCAACGCAAGGACCCACGCACACCTCCCACAGTCAAG GTGGATTTCTTTGCCATTGAGATGCTGGATGGGCACTTGTACTTGCTGCTTGACATGGGCTCGGGAACCACAAAGACCAAGGCTGTCAGCAAAAAGGTCAACGACGGAGAATGGCATCATGTCGACTTCCAGAGGGATGGGCGCTCAG GAACCATCTCTGTGAGCAGTGAAAGAACAGCATACACAGCTCCAGGAGACAGCGAGATCCTGGACCTGGACGACACCTTGTACCTTGGAGGACTACCAGAGGACCGCGCTGGACTCATCTTCCCAACAGAG GTGTGGACGGCTCTGTTGAACTACGGTTATGTGGGCTGCATCAGAGACCTGTTTATAGATGGGCAGAGCAAAGACATTAGACGACTGGCTGAGGCCCAGAGGGCGGTAGGGGTAAAACCCTCTTGCTCCAAAGAGCCACCCAAACAGTGCCTGTCCAACCCCTGCCAGCACAACGGCATCTGCAGGGAGGGCTGGAATCGCTATGTCTGCGACTGCTCTGGGACGGGCTACCTGGGACGCTCCTGTGAGAGAG ATGCGACTATCCTGTCATATGATGGCAGTAAGTTTATGAAGGTGCAGTTGCCTGTGGTGATGCACACCGAGGCAGAGGACGTCTCACTACGCTTTCGCTCCCAGCGGGCCTATGGCGTTCTCATGGCAACCACATCCCGTAACTCCGCAGACACCCTTCGTCTGGAGCTAGATGGGGGCCGTGTCCGACTAACTGTCAACCTAG ACTGTATCAGGATAAACTGTACAGCCA GTAAAGGCCCAGAGACCATCTTTGCGGGGTCAGGCCTCAATGATAATGAGTGGCACACGGTGAGGGTAGTCCGGCGTGGCAAGAGCCTCAAACTCACCGTGGATGACCTGCAGCCTGTTGAAG GTCAAATGGCGGGCGACCACACCCAACTGGAGTTCCACAATGTGGAGACGGGTATTGTGACGGAGAAGCGCTTCATGCCTGCTGTGCCCTCCAATTTCATCGGTCACCTTCAGGGCCTGACACTGAACGGCATGCCTTACATTGATCTGTGCAAGAATGGTGACATCGACTACTGTGAGCTCAACGCTGTTATTGGCTATAAGAGCATTGTGGCTGACCCCGTCACCTTCCGCTCGCGCTCCAGTTTCGTCACATTACCCACACTGCAGGCCTACTACTCCATGCATCTCTTCATGCAGTTCAAGACTACATCCCCCGACGGCCTTATTCTGTACAACAGGGGAGATGGCAATGACTTCATAGTGATTGAGCTGGTTAAAGG CTACCTACACTACATTTCTGACCTAGGCAACGGAGCACACCTGATCAAGGGCAACTCTAATAGTCCTCTAAATGACAATCACTGGCACAATGTGCACATATCCCGAGACACTAACAATCTGCACACGGTTAAGATTGACACCAAAGTCACTACACAGACCACGATGGGCGCCAAAAACCTCGACCTAAAGG GTGACCTGTACATTGGGGGCATTTCCAAAGAGATGTATCGAGATCTGCCCAAACTGGTCCACTCCCGTGAGGGTTTCCAGGGTTGCCTAGCAACAGTTGATCTAAATGGCAAGCTCCCTGACCTTTTGGCTGAAGCCTTGGCAACTATGGGACAAGTAGAAAGAGGCTGTGAAG GTCCCAGCACTACCTGTCAAGAAGACTCCTGCTCAAATCAGGGAGTTTGTTTGCAGCAGTGGGAGGGTTTCACCTGTGACTGCAGCATGACTTCATATGCTGGGCCACTGTGCAATGACG CTGGGACCACTTATATCTTTGGCCGTGATGGAGGCCTGGTGATTTACACGTGGCCCCCTAATGAGCGTCCCAGCACCAGGGCAGACCGGCTTGCCCTCGGGTTCAGCACCCAGCAAAAACACGCCATTCTGCTCAGGGTGGACAGCGCATCTGGCCTGGGAGACTACCTTCAGCTGCAGATA GACAAGGGCAACATTAGAGTAGTGTTTAATGTGGGCACTGATGACATCAACATCGAGGAGAGCTCCAAGTTTGTCAACGATGGGAAGTACCACATAATTCGGTTCACCCGTAGCGGAGGCAATGCCACCCTTCAACTGGACGACCTGCCAATCATAGAGCGCTATCCATCAG GCAACATTGATAACGAGCGCCTGGCCATCGCCAGACAGCGAATCCCCTATCGGCTCGGTCGAGTAGTTGACGATTGGCTACTCGACAAAG GTCGCCAACTGACCATCTTCAACAGCCAGACGACGGTGCGCGTTGGCGGAGGTGAGCGGGGTGCAGGCATGTTCCAGGGCCAGCTGTCTGGCCTCTACTACAACGGCCTCCGCATCCTGAATATGGCTGCTGAGGGGCACCCACACATCAGAGTGGAGGGCAGCGCACGGTTGGTCGGCGACATGCCATCTTCCTCCATCACCCCACAGTCCAGTGCCGCAGCTGGAGGCAACCGCTCTGACTCTGCCCCCTCCATAAGTGACATCACAACCACCACGGCTACCAACAGGAAGGGGCAGGGCGCCACACAGCAG ACGGCAGATGACCTGCTGGTGGCTTCAGCTGAGTGTCCCAGCGATGATGAAGACATTGACCCCTGTGACCCCAGTTCAG CCCGCCCTCCCCTTCCAGATGTAAAGGTGTTCCCAGGTCCTTCTGAGGTGGTACGggagagcagcagcaccacaggCATGGTGGTAGGCATCGTGGCAGCTGCCGCCCTCtgcatcctcatcctcctctatGCCATGTACAAGTACCGCAATCGAGATGAAGGCTCCTACCACGTGGATGAGAGTCGCAATTATATCAGCAACTCGGCCACACAGCCCAATGGCAGTGCCAAGGACAAACCGCTGGGCATTGCCAAAATCTCcaaaaacaagaag